The nucleotide window TACGCATTCCAGAGAACATTTGTCGGGTTTACAAGATTCGTAGTTGATTACTGCTACTCTCAATAAAGACACCCCTCTTATAAATAAAAAATTTCCTTCTTCCTTAATTTACCATTCGTCTTCTTCTTCCCAATCCTCTTCCCAATCTTCTTCCTCTATGTCTTCCCAATCTTCTTCCTCTATGTCTTCCCAATCTTCTTCCATCAACGCAAGCACCAATCTTTCCTTAATTGAATAGTACTTATAATTTTCGTCAAGTATCAAAACCATGATCCGACAAAAGTATTCTAGATTGTAGTCGATCATTGGGAAATGTATAGTATCTTGCGTAGAAAACTGTTAGGCTGAATGAAGTTATATTGATAATTTTTAATTAGATAGTCTCATAGGGAAAAACTCGTTCATGGGCCCGGAGGGATTTGAACCCTCGACCACGCGGTTATGAGCCGCGCGCTCTACCTAGCTGAGCTACGGGCCCACTCAACTTTCATAATCTTTTGTACATACTTAATCCCTGTTTTTAAGGCTTACGTCTTACCTGGATGTCTTGAGTAAATATAAACGCATTATTCCGTTAAATAGTGTAACTAGACCAAATCTTAGTAATCCATTGAAACGTAGTTATAAAAGGAAAAGAAAACCTCGCCCTTCAGGGCGGGGTGAATGTTTTTTAAGCTTTAGCGCACACTCTTCTTCATGACACTCCCTTCTGGTCAACTCCAATACCATGAGGAGCGGGAGCCGATCTCTCCGGCAATGCCAGAGGGGAATGTCAGGACAACCGTCGTTAGGCTATTTCCAAGTGGGGCACAACAGAAGAAAATAAGGAGGTTAGCAGATGCTTCAGCGAGGCTGTACAACGAGGTAAACTATGAGAGGAGGCAACAGTTCTTCAAGGACAAGAGAGTAGACTTCAAGGGCACTTGGGACAAGTACTACGAGAAGTACAAGAGGATCCTAGGATCTGCTAACGCGCAAGCTGTACTACAGAAGGACAACGAGGCTTGGTCATCTTTCTTCTCGTTGTTGAAGAATAAAGATAGCCTACCACCCTTCACTAAACATGTATCACCACCAGGTTACTGGAAAGAGAATGAGAAGAGGAAGTTAATCCTAGTTGTTAGGCAAGACCGCTATGAGGTCGACGAAGAGAGACGTGTACTCATCCTCAAGGACTGGAAGATGGAAATACCGTTTGCTGGTAGGCTAAGGTGGTTTGGTACACAAGGTAGACTAGAGGTACACATAGACGGGGACAAGTTCTACGCCCACATCCCTGTTGACGTGGGTAGGGTCACGACGAAGAAGAGCAAAAGACCAATGAAGGAGTCCCTCATCGTACACGGTGAGAGGGACAGGGTACAGGTGAAAACACCTAAAGGCGAGAAAGTAGCCTCAATTGACCTCGGCATAAACATGTTAGCGACAGTCACCGTAGACGACGGTACTGTCCTCTTTTACCGTGGCTCTACCGTGAAGGCTGACTACTTCTATTTCCAGAAGAAGGTCGCGGAACTAGATAAGTTGAAGGCTGAGGCTGAGAAAGTCCAAGAAACAGAAGCTAGGGAGGAAGTGTTAAGTGAAAGGGAACGACTATTTAAGAGACTATACCGCAGGCTCCTCCACCACTACAGGGCTTTGTCCTCCCACCTATCTAAGACGTTATGGCAGTTAGGAGTCTCAACTGTCTACCTTGGTTATCCTTACTCCATCTCTCAGGACAAGGGGAATAAGTTCACTTCAAACATCTGGTCTTACCGCAAACTGGTTGAGGCAATCACGGACAAGCTCCACGAGTATGGTATAAAGGCATACTTAACAGTTGAGTATAACACTTCACGTCTCTGTGCTCTCCACGGTGTTGTAGTTGAGAGGAAGCCTAGGGGAGTCGTCAGTTGTCCTTTAGGGCACAGACTGCACAGCGACATCAACGGTGCTCTAAACATAATGAAGTTAGGGATAAAGAGGACTGTTAACGTATTGAAAAAGCCTCTCTCTTTCCTCGTCTCTTCAAACGGAGTAACTCCCGTAAAGGGGAGTAACACCTCAGACCTCGGTGGAACCCTCGCCCTTTAGGGCGGGGAGGAGGTCAGTAGTTCATTTAAATGTTGATATTAAAGGATCTACTCAATAGGCCAGGGAACCATGTAAGGATCATAATATGATATATATTTATACTTGTTACTTTCGTTCAGATTCATGCAGTATAAAATCAAGGATATTTCATTAGCTGAAGCTGGGCATGCTCAGCTGGAATGGGCTGAGATGCATATGCCAGCCCTGATGTCAATCCAAAGGGAGATTGAAAAGAATAAACCTCTATCAGGAGTATCAATTGCTGCGGTATTGCATATCACCAAGGAGACTGGAGTTTTGGCGAAAACTTTGAAACTCGCAGGGGCTAAGGTAGCTCTAGCTGCAAGTAATCCTTTGTCTACCCAGGACGATGTTGCAGCTGCCCTAGTAAAGTATTATGGGATCAACGTGTTTGCCTGGAAGGGAGAAACGGAGGAGGACTATTATGAGAATATTAAAAAATTGATGGAATTCAAGCCAGAGGTAGTAATGGATGATGGAGGCGATCTCCACGCTTACATACATCAAAACGAGCTCTTCCAGAACATGGCTGGAGGAACAGAGGAAACCACTACAGGTGTTATAAGACTAAAGGCTATGGAGCAGGAAAAGGTTCTAAAATATCCAGTAATAGCAGTAAACAATGCCTTTACAAAATACCTTTTTGATAATAGATTTGGAACAGGACAAAGCGCTATCGACGGCGTACTAAGAGCTACAAATATACTGATAGCCGGTAAAACTTGTGTGGTAGTTGGGTATGGTTGGGTAGGCAGGGGGATAGCTTCGCGTCTTAGGGGCCTCGGCGGAAGAGTCATTGTCGTTGAGGCAAGTCCTCTAAGAGCTCTAGAGGCAATAATGGAAGGATTTGAAGTTATGTCAATGAGGGAAGCGGCAAAGATTGGCGACCTATTTATAACAGCTACAGGAAACATAAGGGCAATTTCAAAGGATCATATAATGGAAATGAAGGACGGAGCCATTTTAGCAAACGCTGGTCACTTTAACGTTGAAATTGATGTAGAAGGGCTAAGATCAATAGCAACAAGGAGGAGGACTATAAGGCCTTTCACAGAGGAACATGTCTTATCAGATGGGAGGAGAATATATCTACTTGCAGATGGAAGATTAGTCAACCTAGCAGCTGGAGAGGGGCATCCTAGCGAAGTGATGGATCTCAGCTTTTCCAATCAGGCATTATCTGTTCTTTATATAGTAAAGAAAAAAGGAACTCTTGAACCGAAAGTCTATGATGTCCCAACAGAAATCGATGAGAGGGTAGCTAGACTGAAGCTTGAGGCAATGGGTATTAAAATAGAGGAGTTAACAAAAGAGCAAGTAGAATACAGCAAGCAGTGGAAGTACGGAACTTAATGTGATTTAAAAGTAATTGATTTATATTGTATATTTTCTTCTCCGAACTTTTCTACACCAAATAGGATAAAATTATAATTCATTTAGCTATGCTATTTATTCTAGCATAGTGGGAGACGCTAAAAGATGGGCCCGCTGGGATTTGAACCCAGGACCTCCGCTGTGTCAGAGCGGCATCCTAACCAGGCTAGACGACGGGCCCCCAAGTCAGTATCATGTCATACCTAACTTAAAAAATTGAGGTTTGCAAGCCGTAGTCAACAGTTTCCGTGAGACCATCATGTTTATATAATCTGGATTGTTGAGGACTTTATATACCACAAGGGGTCTTGCCCTAGATGTGGGCCTGTATCCCGACAGGTCGGCAAGAGATGCGAAAAGTCGAAGATGCGCGTTCCCCCACCATCTAGGTGGGTCGGGGTTACCCCTTGGGGCGGAGGGATGAGAGCGAGTTCCCCGCTTGACCCCCGTGAAGCCAAAGGGCTGAGGGTTGATATCAAACATTATGAGATCCCATTATGAGATCCGATGAAACTCAAGCCTTGTGTAGGTAAGGAGTAAAATTCTTTTATTATGCTCAGAGTCCCGTTTAAACTATCCTTATACTGTCAAGAATACCTGGGTCATAGATTGAAGATGTCCTTAAGCCTAGTCTTTCTTTCTCTCTATTGAAACTGATCCTCTTCTTGAACTCTCTGATAGCTGTGGGCTCTCCGTGGTTCAGAAGAATGTTCTTCGGTTTGGGCGCTATATCCTCCAAGAACTTTAACAATTGTCTCTGATCCGAATGCCCAGAAAAGCCATCAATAGCTTTAACTTCCATGTTTACTTTGATATTGTCAATCCTCCCATCTCTCCCTATTATTTGAATTTCTCTAGCTCCGTCCCTTACCTTTCGGCCCAAGGTTCCTTCTGCTTGGTAACTCACAAAGATAATGCTATTTTTGCTATCTGGAGCTAGCTGTTTAAAGAACTCAACGGCAGGCCCTCCATTAAGCATTCCAGAGGTAGCTAGAATCACTGAAGGCTCACCGCTTTCCGCTATATCATCCCTGTACCCTTCTATCCTCTTAAAGAATTCAGAGGTAAACGGATTTTCATCTCTAAATAGGATGGAATCCCTTACTTCCTTTCCTAACCATTCAGGATACGCGGTATGAATTGCGGTGACCTCATCGAACAGTCCAGTAACGTAAACTGGAACCTCAGGTATTAGTTTCCTTTTCATTGCGTCATTTATCACCAGCATTATTTCTTGTCCCCTGCCAACAGCTAGTACTGGTATTAGCACCTTACCTCCGTTCCTTACTGTCTTATTTATTACATCCACCAAATCGCTTTCAGACTGCTCCCTATTTGTTTGAACTTGGGCTCCATATGTAGTTTCCATGATCAAAGTGTCAACTCTAGGGAACTCAGACACAGCTCTGTCCAGCAATCTAGTCCTGGCGTACTTGAAATCGCCGGTATAAACTAGGTTGTGAACACCTTCTCCTATATGTAGATGAGCCATTGCAGAACCTATGATATGGCCAGCGTTGTAGAAAGTTAACCTAATGTCAGGAGCAATATCTGTCACCTCCTCATAGTCAAGAGTAATGGTATGAAGAAGTTCCTTTCTCACCTCTTTCGCAGAATAGGGTAAGGGTCTTCCCTCTTTCTCAGCAACATCCAATAAGTCCAATTGCATTAAAGCCATTATATCTCTTGTAGGTTGTGTGGTGTAAACTGGTCCTTCATATCCATACTTGAAAAGGAACGGAATCATTCCGCTGTGATCCAAATGGGCATGCGTTAATACCACAGCGTCTACATCCTCAAGTCTAAGTTGGTCTATATCCAGCTTAGGAAACATCCTTTCTCCGAAATTCACGCTTGGATTTACCCCCACGTCCATGAGTATCCTACTTTCTGGAGTTTCTACTAGTACGGCAGATCTTCCTACTTCCTGAAACGCGCCTAAAGCTGTAATTCTAACATACCTATCTTTAAATAAAAGCTCTCTATGGATTCTCTCTCCGAAGGTTTTCAGGATCTTCGACCTATACTCAGTTTCGTTGTAAATATGAGTGAG belongs to Metallosphaera tengchongensis and includes:
- the ahcY gene encoding adenosylhomocysteinase; this translates as MQYKIKDISLAEAGHAQLEWAEMHMPALMSIQREIEKNKPLSGVSIAAVLHITKETGVLAKTLKLAGAKVALAASNPLSTQDDVAAALVKYYGINVFAWKGETEEDYYENIKKLMEFKPEVVMDDGGDLHAYIHQNELFQNMAGGTEETTTGVIRLKAMEQEKVLKYPVIAVNNAFTKYLFDNRFGTGQSAIDGVLRATNILIAGKTCVVVGYGWVGRGIASRLRGLGGRVIVVEASPLRALEAIMEGFEVMSMREAAKIGDLFITATGNIRAISKDHIMEMKDGAILANAGHFNVEIDVEGLRSIATRRRTIRPFTEEHVLSDGRRIYLLADGRLVNLAAGEGHPSEVMDLSFSNQALSVLYIVKKKGTLEPKVYDVPTEIDERVARLKLEAMGIKIEELTKEQVEYSKQWKYGT
- a CDS encoding beta-CASP ribonuclease aCPSF1, whose amino-acid sequence is MSNFRLGIISSIYNGIPKEAGITRIEFEGPEIAVYVKNPSVMNDKMDIVKKIVKEIKKRIVIKADSSVRKDEKETIEIIKSSVPPEAQVTDIKFDDELGEVLIKAKKPGLVIGKRGLIQQKIFMETYWRPVIIREPPIKSRTVEGVLTHIYNETEYRSKILKTFGERIHRELLFKDRYVRITALGAFQEVGRSAVLVETPESRILMDVGVNPSVNFGERMFPKLDIDQLRLEDVDAVVLTHAHLDHSGMIPFLFKYGYEGPVYTTQPTRDIMALMQLDLLDVAEKEGRPLPYSAKEVRKELLHTITLDYEEVTDIAPDIRLTFYNAGHIIGSAMAHLHIGEGVHNLVYTGDFKYARTRLLDRAVSEFPRVDTLIMETTYGAQVQTNREQSESDLVDVINKTVRNGGKVLIPVLAVGRGQEIMLVINDAMKRKLIPEVPVYVTGLFDEVTAIHTAYPEWLGKEVRDSILFRDENPFTSEFFKRIEGYRDDIAESGEPSVILATSGMLNGGPAVEFFKQLAPDSKNSIIFVSYQAEGTLGRKVRDGAREIQIIGRDGRIDNIKVNMEVKAIDGFSGHSDQRQLLKFLEDIAPKPKNILLNHGEPTAIREFKKRISFNREKERLGLRTSSIYDPGILDSIRIV
- a CDS encoding RNA-guided endonuclease InsQ/TnpB family protein, which encodes MTLPSGQLQYHEEREPISPAMPEGNVRTTVVRLFPSGAQQKKIRRLADASARLYNEVNYERRQQFFKDKRVDFKGTWDKYYEKYKRILGSANAQAVLQKDNEAWSSFFSLLKNKDSLPPFTKHVSPPGYWKENEKRKLILVVRQDRYEVDEERRVLILKDWKMEIPFAGRLRWFGTQGRLEVHIDGDKFYAHIPVDVGRVTTKKSKRPMKESLIVHGERDRVQVKTPKGEKVASIDLGINMLATVTVDDGTVLFYRGSTVKADYFYFQKKVAELDKLKAEAEKVQETEAREEVLSERERLFKRLYRRLLHHYRALSSHLSKTLWQLGVSTVYLGYPYSISQDKGNKFTSNIWSYRKLVEAITDKLHEYGIKAYLTVEYNTSRLCALHGVVVERKPRGVVSCPLGHRLHSDINGALNIMKLGIKRTVNVLKKPLSFLVSSNGVTPVKGSNTSDLGGTLAL